The Polyangium mundeleinium genome contains the following window.
TGCGAAACGGATCCTGAGGTTATTTCTTCGAGGGTTTCTTGCGCGCCTTCGCGGGAGCTTCTCGCGCGCCGAGGCCGCCGCGGATGAGGGACCACACGCCCTCGAAGGCCGCATCGATACCCGGGTCGGACCATTCCGACGCGTGGACTGGATTGTGAAACCGCGCCGTCGCGTGGAAGACGGCCCAGGCCGAGGCAACCGGATCGTCGAGGGTGAACTCGCCTTGCTCCACGCCGTCCGTGAGGATCCGGGCGACTTGCATGGCGAGCGTCTCGACGTGCACGCGGACCACGTCCCGCGCGTCGGCGACGAGATTGCTGTACGTCGCGAAGAGCTCGGGCTCGTCGCGCGCCTTTTTTCGCTTCAGCTCGAAGAGCAGGCCGAGCCAGCGCCGCAGGCGCTCGGTGGCCGGGCCCTTTTCGGCGGCGACTTCCGCGAGCGGCTTCGATACACGCGTGAGCCAGCGTTCCGCCACCGCGTCCCGCAATGCCGTCTTGCTCGGGAAATGCCGATACACGCTGCCATGACTGACGCCGAGCGCGCGGGCCACGTCGACGACCGTGGCCTTGGCGGGCCCGAAGCGACGGAGGACCTCCTCGGCCGCTTCGAGGATACGTTCAGCGGTAAGCGCCTCTTCGACCATGTCAATGCGCCTTGCGTTCGCTGTCGAGGTGCGCCATTTGGGACGCGGCATACCGCTCGCCCGCGGCCGCGCCGGCCGGCACGGCGCGCTCGATCCGCGCGAGGTCCTCCGGCCCGAGATCGATGGAGAGCGCGCTCAGCGCCTCGGTGAGACGGTCGCGCCGCCGCGCCCCGACGAGCGGGATGATGTCGCTCCCGCGCGAGAGCACCCACGCAATGGCGATCGGCGCGACGGTCGTGCCTTTCGCCTCGGCGATACCGCGCAAGGCCTCGACGAGCGCGAGGTTCTTGTCGAGGTTCTCCGGCGCGAAGCGCGGGCTGTACTTCCGGAAATCGGTCGGCGCCATCGCGCGATCCTTCGACCAGTGGCCGCTGATGAGGCCGCGGGAGAGCACGCCGTACGCGGTGATCGTAATGCCGAGCTCGCGCGCGGTAGGGAGGATCTCGGCCTCGATGCTGCGCGAGACCAGCGAATATTCGATCTGCAAATCGCAGATCGGGTGCGTCGCGTGAGCGCGGCGCATCGTGTCGGCGCTCGCCTCGGAGAGCCCGATGTGGCGGACGTACCCGGCTTTGACCATGTCGGCGATCGCGCCGACCGTGTCCTCGATCGGCACGGCCGGATCGACGCGGGCAAGGCGGTAGACGTCGACGTAATCGGTGCCGAGGCGGCGCAACGAGTAGGTGAGGAAGTTCTTCACCGCGCTGGGGCGCCCGTCGATGCCGACCCAGCCGCCGGCAGGATCGCGCATCGCGCCGAACTTGACGCTGATGGCGACCTTGTCGCGGGCCCGTCCTTCGAGCGCCTCGCGGAGGAGCAGCTCGTTGTGGCCCATGCCGTAGAAGTCGCCCGTATCGAGCAGATCGATCCCTGCGTCGAGCGCTGCGTGAATCGTGGCAATGCTCTCGGCCCTGTCGGACGGGCCGTAGAGATCGGACATGCCCATGCACCCGAGGCCCAAGGCCGACACCCGAGGACCCTTCGAGCCGAGCGAACGCGTGATCATGGTGGACTCCTGTCGCGAAGCTGGATGGGCAGAAGTATCAGCAACGCGATGACAAAAGTCAACATCTGTCAGTCGACTTTTGCTGACCATGGCGAGCGGTGGGCTGGAAAACGAGCCTTCACTTCGGGGGTTCGAGCGGCGCGCAGGTGGAGACGCCCGCGCCGACGACCCGGAAGCCGATGTTCGACTTCAGGTTGACGGTGGTCCCGTCCTTGGGGCGATATCGATCGATGCGCGAGGCCACGCCGGGACACGTGAACAGGTAGAAATCGCCTCCCCAGAACGCGAACGCCCACGCCGTGCCGATGTCGAGGCTCGGCTGTGACGACTGGGAGAGGACGTGGGACGTCTTCGGGTCGAGCTCGGCGACGATCGGCGGGGCTGTCGTGAAAAACCCCCACAGGTGCCCATCGCCCGTGCCCGAGAGCTCGGCCGAGTCGAAGATCGCGTCGTAAAACCCGAGCGTCTCGAGCTCCATCGTCGCGAGATCGATCCGCCCGAGCCCGCTGCCGCCGTAATCCGCCACGTAGAGCGTCTCCTTCGTGACGTCCGGTCCGTCGGTCGAGAAGCCCATTCCGAACCGCCCGAACGCCCCGGTCTTCGGGACGAACGACGTGCCTTCACACGACGCATCCACGGTGCTCACCCGGAACAAATGTCCGTCGTCGTAAAGCACGTACGCCGTTGCGTCGCGATCGACCGCCATCGAAAAGGGCGACGCGCCCTGCGTGGCCGGGCAAGAGACCACGCCGATCTTCTGGAACGTGAGCGTGGGCGGCGAGAAGCTGTAGAGCGCATTCTCTTGCGCGAGCAGATACACGAGCTCCGCCCGCTCGTTACAATCCTTGCCGCCGTCGGCCTCCATTCCGCCGTCGAAGAGCGGGCCGCCGCCCTCGCCGCCGCTGCCACCTGCGCCGCCGCTGCCGGTTCCCCTCGGCGTGGTCCCGGAGGCTGAGCAACCCGTTACCAGAGCCGCC
Protein-coding sequences here:
- a CDS encoding aldo/keto reductase, giving the protein MITRSLGSKGPRVSALGLGCMGMSDLYGPSDRAESIATIHAALDAGIDLLDTGDFYGMGHNELLLREALEGRARDKVAISVKFGAMRDPAGGWVGIDGRPSAVKNFLTYSLRRLGTDYVDVYRLARVDPAVPIEDTVGAIADMVKAGYVRHIGLSEASADTMRRAHATHPICDLQIEYSLVSRSIEAEILPTARELGITITAYGVLSRGLISGHWSKDRAMAPTDFRKYSPRFAPENLDKNLALVEALRGIAEAKGTTVAPIAIAWVLSRGSDIIPLVGARRRDRLTEALSALSIDLGPEDLARIERAVPAGAAAGERYAASQMAHLDSERKAH
- a CDS encoding TetR family transcriptional regulator, whose product is MVEEALTAERILEAAEEVLRRFGPAKATVVDVARALGVSHGSVYRHFPSKTALRDAVAERWLTRVSKPLAEVAAEKGPATERLRRWLGLLFELKRKKARDEPELFATYSNLVADARDVVRVHVETLAMQVARILTDGVEQGEFTLDDPVASAWAVFHATARFHNPVHASEWSDPGIDAAFEGVWSLIRGGLGAREAPAKARKKPSKK